From Fusarium oxysporum f. sp. lycopersici 4287 chromosome 10, whole genome shotgun sequence, the proteins below share one genomic window:
- a CDS encoding L-fuculose-phosphate aldolase: MSPSATTASPTGQSILNTAKAQDGKVKRIYKIPEFSTKEATRQWQLGQMAAAFRVFAKLGYADGSSGHISLRDPVDPDTFWINPYGVHFGLLTVSDMVHIDENGNRIGGAEKPVNTAGFIIHAAIHKRRPDINAACHLHSPYGRAWSTFGKPIEMINQDSCMFYNDLAVYANFGGVVFAKEEGNRLADALGATKKNIILQNHGLLTSGGTIGEAAAFFIALERTCQAQLLVEAAVAPNGSQLKKTIVSDEEAQYTKDNTGSPEAMYMQFEPEYQMLLKESKGDFLQ, from the exons ATGTCGCCATCTGCCACCACAGCTAGCCCAACAGGCCAATCCATCCTAAACACAGCAAAAGCCCAAGATGGCAAAGTGAAACGCATTTACAAGATTCCAGAGTTTTCCACCAAAGAAGCTACAAGACAATGGCAGCTGGGGCAAATGGCTGCAGCATTTCGTGTGTTTGCCAAACTTGGGTATGCTGATGGAAGTAGTGGCCATATTAGTTTGAGAG ATCCTGTTGATCCAGATACCTTCTGGATCAATCCATACGGCGTTCACTTCGGATTATTGACCGTCTCTGATATGGTCCacattgatgagaatggcaatCGTATCGGGGGTGCAGAGAAGCCGGTTAACACAGCTGGTTTCATCATTCACGCTGCAATTCACAAACGCCGTCCAGATATCAACGCCGCTTGTCACCTTCACAGTCCCTACGGCCGCGCCTGGTCAACCTTCGGCAAGCCCATCGAGATGATCAATCAAGACAGCTGTATGTTCTACAACGATCTCGCAGTCTATGCCAATTTTGGGGGAGTCGTTTTCGCCAAGGAAGAAGGCAATAGGCTTGCTGATGCTCTTGGAgccaccaagaagaacatcatTTTGCAGAACCACGGCCTTCTTACTTCGGGTGGTACGATTGGTGAAGCAGCAGCGTTCTTCATCGCTTTGGAACGAACTTGTCAGGCACAATTGCTTGTAGAAGCTGCCGTGGCTCCTAACGGATCTCAGCTCAAGAAGACTATCGTGAGTGATGAGGAGGCGCAATATACGAAAGACAACACAGGGAGTCCTGAGGCGATGTATATGCAGTTTGAGCCCGAGTATCAGATGCTCCTCAAGGAGTCGAAGGGCGACTTTTTGCAATAA
- a CDS encoding MFS transporter, DHA1 family, multidrug resistance protein (At least one base has a quality score < 10), with translation MAGNIVDQELLDAERAASPQRYQQRDSAEIERVISASTVSSSSSENSARRRSRSIGQYNSISRISTQNDLERHPTELSRIQTARSQHNATVGGSLRSRTASRASRKPLPNFGAGKPYPPPLPEQEQYVVEFDGPNDPLHSQNWPLRKKLITAAVLGFTTMTSAFTSSIFSAATMVVAHEYNVGNEVGLLGTTFYVLGFAFGPSLWAPLSELRGRRLPILISIFGFSVFSIGCATGKDIQTILLCRFFSGFFGACPLAVVAAVFSDMFDNRTRGTAITLFSMSVFTGPLLAPFIGGFIVESHLGWRWTEYLASIMGFTALILDVIFLEETYPPVILIAKAADLRRRTKNWGIHAKQEEIEVDFKELVQKNFSRPLRLLFTEPIILLLSIYMSFIYGLLYLFLTAYPLVFVGVHGFSSGQSGLCFFGMIVGQLIAGATVIAQQPWYIRKLAANNGIPIPEWRLPNIMAGGVAFAIGIFWFGWTGYTKDIHWIVPTLSGLFTGFGLMSIFLQALNYLVDAYLMFAASAIAGNTFLRSLCGAGFPLFARQMFDGMGIQYAATLLGCVAAVLAPIPFIFYRYGAKIRQRSKYAPTAPPAPASGSSAEEDEKENDNDTALAAVIARRDSVASGANKESA, from the exons ATGGCGGGGAATATCGTGGATCAGGAGCTGCTAGACGCTGAACGCGCTGCTTCTCCTCAGCGATACCAACAGCGCGACAGTGCTGAAATAGAACGAGTCATCTCCGCATCAAccgtctcctcatcatcctccgaGAACTCAGCACGTCGAAGAAGCCGCTCAATTGGCCAATACAACAGCATCAGCCGCATCTCAACCCAAAACGACCTAGAGCGTCATCCTACAGAACTCAGCAGAATACAAACAGCTCGAAGTCAACACAATGCCACCGTTGGAGGAAGTCTTCGTTCCCGCACAGCCTCGCGAGCTTCGCGAAAGCCTCTCCCTAACTTTGGCGCTGGAAAGCcatatcctcctcctttgccGGAGCAGGAGCAGTATGTCGTTGAATTCGATGGACCCAATGATCCTCTGCATTCGCAGAATTGGcccttgaggaagaagcttATCACTGCTGCTGTTTTGGGTTTCACTACCATGACATCTGCTTTCACGTCGTCTATTTTCTCTGCTGCGACTATGGTTGTTGCTCACGAGTACAATGTTGGCAACGAGGTTGGTCTTTTGGGAACGACCTTTTACGTGCTTGGTTTTGCCTTTGGTCCCTCGCTTTGGGCTCCTCTGTCTGAGTTGCGCGGTCGTCGTCTTCCaattctcatctccatcttcggTTTCTCTGTCTTCTCCATTGGCTGCGCAACTGGTAAGGATATCCAGACTATTCTCTTGTGCCGATTCTTCAGTGGTTTCTTCGGTGCTTGTCCTCTGGCTGTCGTCGCTGCTGTCTTTTCCGATATGTTTGACAACCGTACTCGAGGTACTGCCATTACTCTCTTCTCCATGTCTGTCTTTACTGGTCCTCTTCTCGCTCCCTTCATTGGTGGTTTCATTGTTGAGTCTCACCTTGGATGGCGCTGGACTGAGTATCTTGCTTCTATCATGGGTTTCACTGCTCTCATTCTCGATGTCATCTTCTTGGAGGAGACTTACCCGCCTGTCattctcatcgccaaggcGGCTGATCTGCGACGTCGCACTAAGAACTGGGGTATTCATGCCAAGCAAGAGGAAATCGAGGTTGACTTCAAGGAGCTCGTCCAGAAGAACTTCTCTCGACCTCTGCGTCTGCTCTTTACTGAGCCCATCATTCTTCTGCTTTCCATCTACATGAGTTTCATCTATGGACTCCTCTACCTTTTCCTTACTGCTTACcctcttgtctttgttggcGTTCACGGCTTCAGCTCTGGTCAATCCGGTCTTTGCTTCTTCGGTATGATTGTTGGTCAGCTCATCGCTGGTGCTACAGTCAttgctcaacagccttggtACATTCGCAAGCTTGCTGCCAACAATGGCATTCCTATTCCCGAATGGCGTCTGCCTaacatcatggctggtggtgttgcCTTTGCCATTGGTATCTTCTGGTTTGGATG GACTGGATACACCAAGGACATTCACTGGATCGTTCCCACTCTCAGCGGTCTCTTCACTGGTTTCGGTCTCATGTCCATCTTCCTCCAGGCTCTCAACTACCTCGTCGATGCCTATCTCATGTTTGCCGCCTCCGCCATCGCCGGTAACACATTCCTTCGATCTCTCTGCGGTGCTGGTTTCCCTCTGTTTGCCCGTCAAATGTTTGACGGTATGGGCATTCAATATGCTGCCACCCTTCTTGGCTGTGTCGCCGCTGTGCTTGCACCAATCCCCTTCATCTTCTATCGTTACGGTGCCAAGATTCGCCAGAGAAGCAAGTATGCTCCCACCGCTCCTCCTGCCCCTGCCTCTGGCTCTTCTGCagaggaagacgagaaggagaatgaTAACGATACCGCCTTGGCTGCTGTCATCGCTCGTCGCGACAGTGTGGCCAGCGGTGCCAACAAGGAGAGCGCTTAA